GGGTGGTGTGAATTATTCGAACAAATTACTGTGTAATGTCCGAACGATATCTTCCGCATTATTACCCGGAACCAGCAGGCAGATATTGTGGCTGCTTGCGCCGTAGCTGATCATGCGAATATTGAAAGACTCTAATGCCCCGAAAATCTGTTTTCCAAGGCCATTCACTTGCGATAATTCGTTACCGATAATCGCTACTAACGCTAAGTTTTCTTCAACTTCAACGCGACATAACGCGGAAAGCTCCGTCATCAATGCGTTGGTTAATAAGCTACCATTGGTGCCTGTCGATCCTGTTGTATCGAGTGTGAGCGCAACACTGACTTCTGAGGTGGTAATTAAGTCCACAGAAATATTGTGGCGTAGTAAAATAGTGAAAATTTCCGCTAAGAAACCACGTGCATGCAGCATTTTCAAGCTATGAAGCGTTAATAATGTTTGTTTGCGACGCAGCGCTAATGCTCTGAATTGCGGTGGGTTAGTGGTTTTGTCACTGACAATGGTTCCACCCGCTTCAGGCTCTTTACTCGAGCCCACAAACACAGGAATGCCCGAGCGAACAGCAGGAAGCAAGGTGGCTGGATGCAGAATTTTAGCCCCAAATGTGGCCATTTCCGCTGCTTCATCAAAGGCGATTTCATCGATACGCTGTGCATTTGGCACAACACGCGGGTCAGTGCTGTAGATACCCGGAACATCTGTCCAAATATCCACACGGGATAAATTCAGCACCTCAGCTAATAGCGCTGCCGTATAGTCACTGCCACCGCGGCCCAGTGTGGTTGTACGGCCTTTTTCATCGCGGCCAATAAAGCCTTGCGTGATCACTACTGACTCAGCTAAGCGAGGGTGTAAATGTTGCTCGGCAAGGGCTTTTAACTGATCGAGATCTGGCTCTGCACGGCCAAAGCTGTCATTGGTTCTCATCACTTTACGCACATCAAACCATTGCGAGTTGGCATTGCGCTGACGTAAAACCTCAACAAAAAGCAGCGTCGACATTAATTCCCCATGACTGACCATTTCATCTGTCAATGCATCAGAGGTAGCGAGAGAAGCAGAATCCGCTAAATGGGCAATATTATCCAGTAAACGATTGATTTCTTCACGAATAACGTCTGCGGTTTGTAGATTATCAATAATCGCATATTGAATATCTTTAACCTTTTGTAGCAGCTCATTGCGTTTATCAGCGTCACAACCTTCAGCCAATTCAATCAGTAAGTTAGTAATGCCTGCGGAGGCAGAAAGAAC
The window above is part of the Providencia sp. R33 genome. Proteins encoded here:
- the lysC gene encoding lysine-sensitive aspartokinase 3; translated protein: MNTVASSSDNNQFVIAKFGGTSVANFEAMNNSANIVLSNPNVRVVVLSASAGITNLLIELAEGCDADKRNELLQKVKDIQYAIIDNLQTADVIREEINRLLDNIAHLADSASLATSDALTDEMVSHGELMSTLLFVEVLRQRNANSQWFDVRKVMRTNDSFGRAEPDLDQLKALAEQHLHPRLAESVVITQGFIGRDEKGRTTTLGRGGSDYTAALLAEVLNLSRVDIWTDVPGIYSTDPRVVPNAQRIDEIAFDEAAEMATFGAKILHPATLLPAVRSGIPVFVGSSKEPEAGGTIVSDKTTNPPQFRALALRRKQTLLTLHSLKMLHARGFLAEIFTILLRHNISVDLITTSEVSVALTLDTTGSTGTNGSLLTNALMTELSALCRVEVEENLALVAIIGNELSQVNGLGKQIFGALESFNIRMISYGASSHNICLLVPGNNAEDIVRTLHSNLFE